In Bradyrhizobium lablabi, one DNA window encodes the following:
- a CDS encoding 8-oxoguanine deaminase encodes MKTWIRDPIAMLADGGPRGLVVEGGRIIELVGQQGPTTPCDEVFDARRHVIIPGLVNAHHHFFQTLTRAHPQAINKPLFPWLKQLYPIWGAHLDRDRFRLAVRVALTELLISGCTTASDHLFVFPDDMADAVDIEAEEATKLGMRMTLTRGAINLGFSDGGLADERLMQDYDAIIRDCERVLKKYHNSSEGSFLRVALAPCAPFNVTKQLMIDTADLAAKHDCLLHTHLGETRDEDDYCLHHYGCRPLDYLEEVGWLNERVWLAHGIHFNDAEVKRLGKHGMGICHCPTSNMMLSSGVCRTKDLEAAGVTVGLGVDGSASNDSSNLMESVRHAFLLGRLAYDASEVTHLDAFRWATEGSAKCLGRRDIGKIEVGRQADLACFTLDELRFSGAGDPIAALVLCGAHRADRVMIGGEWRVTEGVPVGMDLARLRHEHGVAAAAFMTSA; translated from the coding sequence ATGAAAACCTGGATTCGCGATCCGATCGCAATGCTGGCCGATGGAGGCCCGCGCGGGCTTGTGGTGGAAGGGGGCAGGATCATCGAACTTGTCGGCCAGCAAGGGCCGACGACACCTTGTGACGAGGTGTTCGACGCCAGGCGGCACGTCATCATCCCAGGCCTCGTCAACGCACATCACCATTTCTTCCAGACGCTCACGCGCGCCCATCCGCAAGCCATCAACAAGCCGCTGTTTCCGTGGCTCAAGCAGCTTTATCCGATCTGGGGTGCGCATCTCGATCGCGATCGCTTTCGTCTCGCCGTGCGCGTCGCGCTCACCGAACTCCTGATCTCGGGCTGCACCACGGCGTCGGACCACCTGTTTGTCTTTCCCGACGATATGGCCGACGCCGTCGACATCGAAGCGGAAGAAGCCACAAAATTGGGAATGCGCATGACGCTGACACGCGGCGCCATCAATCTCGGCTTTTCCGATGGCGGTCTCGCCGACGAACGATTGATGCAGGACTATGACGCGATCATCCGGGATTGCGAACGGGTGCTGAAAAAATATCACAATTCCAGCGAGGGCTCTTTCCTGCGCGTCGCGCTGGCCCCGTGCGCCCCTTTCAACGTCACCAAGCAGCTGATGATCGATACGGCCGATCTCGCCGCAAAGCACGATTGCCTGCTTCACACGCACCTGGGAGAAACCCGCGATGAGGACGACTACTGTCTGCATCACTATGGTTGTCGACCGCTCGACTATCTGGAAGAGGTAGGTTGGCTGAACGAACGTGTTTGGCTCGCTCATGGCATTCACTTCAACGATGCGGAGGTAAAGCGGCTCGGCAAGCATGGCATGGGGATTTGCCACTGCCCGACATCGAACATGATGCTGTCCTCAGGCGTCTGCCGAACCAAGGATCTGGAAGCCGCGGGCGTGACGGTGGGACTAGGCGTCGATGGCTCCGCCTCAAACGACAGCTCGAATTTGATGGAGTCGGTCCGCCACGCTTTCCTACTGGGACGCCTCGCCTACGACGCGTCGGAGGTCACCCATCTGGACGCGTTCCGCTGGGCGACCGAAGGGTCCGCCAAGTGTCTCGGGCGAAGAGATATCGGCAAGATCGAAGTCGGACGCCAAGCGGACCTTGCGTGCTTCACCTTGGACGAATTGCGGTTTTCCGGCGCCGGCGATCCGATTGCAGCCCTCGTGCTCTGCGGGGCGCATCGGGCGGACCGGGTGATGATCGGCGGCGAATGGCGCGTTACCGAGGGCGTGCCGGTCGGAATGGACCTTGCGCGGCTGCGTCACGAGCACGGCGTCGCGGCGGCGGCATTCATGACGAGCGCCTAA
- a CDS encoding amidase: protein MYSPDEIKRLAFVEHGRRSLRLVQDGPLADLSFAAKDLIDIAGYKSAWGNPDRLREADPATATAPAALVPLMAGAYLVGKTQTDEVACGMFGMNPHFDTPINPKAPSRVPGGSSSGSASAVAANFCDFALGTDTGGSIRVPASFCGLYGLRTTFGRLSVAGIMAMAPSFDTVGWLARDARTLKRVGELYFGPIENYKPARLLLARDAFDIPPRHIAETLLPAAKSLGHMTEVTLFAEGIEYWLETFRPLQLSDLWSTLGAWGKKPGRTLSPAVAERIDLASRVDPAKFAAAVVQRESLTDRLVALLGNDGVLVLPTAHDLPPFRDAPVSAQVEFREKTLALTCIASLCRLPQINIPAVTVDDCPVGLSFIAGPRGDQLLLDLAEKIGNALPAAAVEK, encoded by the coding sequence ATGTACAGTCCCGATGAAATTAAGCGTCTCGCCTTTGTCGAGCACGGCCGGCGATCGCTAAGGCTGGTGCAGGACGGACCGCTCGCAGACCTGTCATTTGCGGCAAAAGACCTGATTGATATCGCCGGGTACAAGTCGGCCTGGGGCAACCCGGATCGGCTGCGCGAAGCCGATCCGGCCACAGCCACCGCGCCTGCCGCGCTAGTGCCGCTGATGGCAGGTGCCTATTTGGTCGGAAAGACCCAGACCGATGAGGTCGCTTGCGGGATGTTTGGAATGAATCCGCATTTCGACACGCCGATCAATCCGAAGGCTCCGAGCCGCGTTCCCGGCGGATCTTCGAGCGGCTCTGCCTCAGCGGTAGCGGCAAATTTTTGCGATTTTGCGCTCGGCACCGATACCGGCGGATCGATCCGCGTTCCCGCGAGCTTTTGCGGCCTTTATGGTTTGCGCACGACGTTCGGCCGCTTGTCGGTTGCAGGGATCATGGCGATGGCGCCAAGCTTCGACACCGTCGGCTGGCTCGCGCGCGACGCTCGTACGCTCAAGCGCGTAGGCGAACTCTACTTTGGCCCGATTGAAAATTATAAGCCGGCACGGCTGTTACTGGCACGTGACGCGTTCGATATCCCCCCGCGCCACATCGCGGAGACCCTGTTACCGGCGGCGAAATCGCTGGGACACATGACCGAGGTGACGTTGTTTGCGGAAGGCATCGAATATTGGCTGGAGACCTTCAGGCCACTGCAGCTCAGTGATCTCTGGTCGACGCTCGGCGCCTGGGGCAAGAAGCCCGGGCGAACCCTCAGCCCTGCGGTAGCGGAACGTATCGATCTGGCCTCACGCGTCGATCCGGCAAAATTCGCTGCCGCGGTTGTCCAGCGCGAATCCCTGACCGACCGGTTGGTGGCGCTGCTTGGCAACGACGGCGTGTTGGTCCTGCCGACGGCGCACGATCTTCCGCCGTTCCGCGACGCGCCGGTGTCGGCGCAGGTCGAATTCCGGGAAAAGACGCTCGCCCTCACCTGCATTGCCAGCCTTTGTAGATTGCCGCAGATCAACATCCCGGCCGTGACCGTCGATGATTGCCCCGTCGGCCTGTCCTTCATCGCCGGCCCGCGCGGAGACCAACTGCTGCTGGACCTTGCCGAGAAGATCGGAAACGCCTTGCCTGCGGCTGCGGTCGAAAAATGA
- a CDS encoding 4-hydroxyphenylacetate 3-hydroxylase family protein, producing MARDGNSYLASLRDGRSIYIDGRKVTDVTTDPCFRGVVATAAGLYDFQAAPENLEQMTFPSPTSGERVNLAWLLPKTYGDLVRRRQAIERWSELSCGMIGRSPDHVASTLAGFRMGLAAFRDYDRARAAALESYFQYARDNDLFLSYVIINPQSDKARSAGNQPDPHLVASVVDEDSEGITIRGAKMLATSGVMANELLVSGFQALQAGDEAYAFTAVVPLSAKGLTLMSRRSYEQNATSVFDYPLSSRFDENDAVVHFNDVKIPWDRVFVCKDLKMAQAQWHDTRAHVLQNYQCIVRLMVKLKFMLGLARKIAETNNIINYPQVRETLGLMAAKVSNIEALVIAMELKGENFGEFYVPDRAMLCAAQVIAQTTYPEIAEAIRSLSGGGMIMVPSSYADFATAETNAIIHKTQRSTVATSEERVKLMKLAWDAVGSEFGSRHLQYEMFYSGAPFVTRGNSFRFFDWDGAKGAVEQFMSSYGLPETNLKLPNAAE from the coding sequence ATGGCCAGAGACGGAAACAGCTATCTTGCAAGCCTGCGCGACGGCCGTTCGATCTATATCGACGGCCGCAAAGTCACCGATGTCACCACGGACCCCTGCTTTCGCGGCGTAGTCGCCACCGCCGCCGGCCTCTATGATTTCCAGGCCGCGCCGGAAAATCTCGAACAAATGACGTTCCCGTCGCCGACCAGCGGCGAGCGCGTCAATCTGGCGTGGCTGCTGCCAAAGACCTATGGCGATCTCGTCAGGCGCCGTCAGGCCATCGAACGATGGTCGGAGCTTTCGTGCGGCATGATCGGCAGGTCACCGGATCATGTTGCCTCGACGCTGGCAGGCTTCCGGATGGGGCTCGCGGCGTTTCGCGATTACGACCGGGCCCGCGCCGCCGCTTTGGAATCCTATTTTCAGTACGCCCGGGACAACGACCTTTTCCTGTCCTACGTCATCATCAATCCACAATCGGACAAGGCGAGATCAGCAGGCAACCAACCCGATCCGCATCTGGTGGCTTCCGTCGTCGACGAGGACAGCGAGGGTATCACCATTCGCGGTGCAAAAATGCTGGCCACCAGCGGCGTCATGGCGAACGAGCTTTTGGTTTCGGGCTTTCAGGCATTGCAGGCCGGCGACGAAGCCTACGCTTTCACCGCCGTGGTCCCACTCAGCGCCAAGGGTCTGACCCTGATGTCGCGCCGCAGCTACGAGCAAAACGCGACATCCGTATTCGATTATCCGCTTTCGTCCAGATTCGACGAGAACGACGCCGTCGTCCACTTCAACGACGTCAAGATCCCCTGGGATCGCGTCTTCGTCTGCAAGGACCTGAAGATGGCGCAGGCCCAGTGGCACGACACCAGAGCCCACGTCTTACAGAACTATCAGTGCATCGTCCGGTTGATGGTAAAGTTGAAGTTCATGCTCGGACTGGCGCGCAAGATCGCCGAAACCAACAACATCATCAACTATCCCCAGGTGCGCGAAACCCTGGGCTTAATGGCCGCGAAGGTCTCAAACATCGAAGCGCTTGTGATCGCGATGGAGCTCAAGGGCGAGAATTTTGGCGAATTCTACGTTCCCGATCGAGCGATGCTTTGCGCGGCCCAGGTCATCGCGCAGACCACTTATCCCGAGATCGCGGAAGCCATTCGCTCGCTTTCCGGCGGCGGCATGATCATGGTTCCTTCGTCCTACGCCGATTTTGCGACGGCGGAAACCAACGCCATCATTCATAAGACGCAGCGGTCGACGGTTGCGACATCGGAAGAGCGCGTCAAGTTGATGAAGCTTGCATGGGACGCCGTCGGCTCCGAATTCGGCTCGCGTCATCTGCAATATGAAATGTTTTATTCAGGCGCTCCCTTCGTGACGCGCGGAAATTCCTTCCGATTCTTCGATTGGGACGGCGCCAAGGGAGCCGTCGAGCAATTCATGAGCTCCTATGGTTTGCCCGAAACCAATCTGAAGCTCCCAAATGCGGCGGAGTGA
- a CDS encoding alpha/beta fold hydrolase, with amino-acid sequence MPFIQAPDRTKLYYEEVGTGSAMVFVHEYAGDYRTWEPQLRHFARSHRCITFSQRGYPPSEVPEDPARYSQEIARDDVIALLDALGIDKAHIVGHSMGGYTALHVGIRVPQRCISVVAAGCGFGSLPDAQRVAAMKQQVAETGKMFAEEGIKSAAAKYADAPMRQAHKNKDPRGWSEFAHMLSEHSALGHANTMFGVQLKRPTLYEMEADLKRFTPPLLVIVGDEDEPCLEGSFFLKRAAPTAALLVIPRTGHNVTSEEPAAFNAALADLFFAAESGRWVAHKKAT; translated from the coding sequence ATGCCTTTTATCCAAGCGCCTGACCGCACCAAGCTTTATTATGAAGAGGTCGGGACTGGAAGCGCTATGGTTTTCGTGCACGAGTATGCCGGCGATTACCGCACCTGGGAACCGCAGCTCAGACATTTCGCTCGTTCGCATCGATGCATCACTTTTAGTCAGCGCGGCTATCCGCCATCGGAGGTGCCCGAAGATCCTGCGCGCTACAGCCAGGAGATTGCGCGCGACGATGTAATCGCACTCCTTGATGCGTTGGGGATCGATAAAGCGCATATCGTCGGCCACTCGATGGGCGGCTACACCGCGCTGCATGTCGGCATCCGTGTGCCGCAGCGCTGTATTTCGGTGGTGGCCGCCGGTTGCGGCTTCGGTTCATTGCCGGATGCCCAGCGCGTCGCGGCCATGAAGCAGCAGGTGGCCGAGACCGGCAAGATGTTTGCCGAAGAAGGCATCAAATCCGCGGCGGCGAAATACGCCGACGCGCCGATGCGTCAGGCGCACAAGAACAAGGATCCCCGCGGCTGGTCGGAGTTCGCGCACATGCTCAGCGAGCATTCGGCGCTGGGTCATGCGAACACCATGTTCGGCGTGCAGCTCAAGCGTCCGACGCTTTACGAAATGGAAGCCGATCTCAAGCGCTTCACCCCGCCGCTGCTCGTGATCGTCGGAGATGAAGATGAACCGTGTCTTGAAGGTAGTTTCTTTCTGAAGCGCGCGGCGCCGACCGCCGCTCTCCTGGTCATTCCTCGCACCGGTCATAACGTCACCAGCGAAGAGCCGGCCGCGTTCAATGCAGCGCTGGCCGACTTGTTTTTTGCAGCCGAGTCGGGCCGCTGGGTCGCACATAAGAAGGCGACCTGA